A window of the Mucilaginibacter sp. cycad4 genome harbors these coding sequences:
- a CDS encoding glycoside hydrolase family 16 protein: MKLKHLLLSAALLSTLQAFAQNKAKTDTVFFEDFNKPTLNRNKWNVEVTGNTVNDEQQAYVDSAATIYMIDGKAEGAENGALVLRALYQPGFTSKEQRKYDFISGRINTRAKMEFTYGTASCRMKMAAGAGLWPAFWALGNGKWPNCGEIDVMETVGDSSWVSHALHGPGYFGDTPLAKRVFFPAGIDVSQWHVYSVDWLPESLVFKVDGKITYTVTKAMVEKYGRWAFDNKKFIILNFALGGGYPGGVNKVTKPYYGLSENTVNKIKAGDAKTIVDWVLVTKTVN, from the coding sequence ATGAAGCTAAAACATCTGCTGCTATCAGCTGCACTTTTATCAACGTTACAGGCATTCGCTCAAAATAAAGCTAAAACCGATACTGTTTTCTTTGAAGATTTTAATAAACCAACCCTCAACAGGAACAAATGGAATGTTGAAGTTACAGGCAATACTGTTAATGACGAGCAACAGGCCTATGTTGATTCGGCGGCTACCATTTATATGATAGATGGCAAAGCTGAAGGAGCCGAAAATGGCGCACTTGTTTTAAGGGCTTTATATCAGCCAGGCTTTACCAGTAAAGAACAACGTAAATACGATTTCATTTCAGGCCGCATTAATACCCGCGCTAAAATGGAATTTACCTATGGCACTGCTTCATGCAGAATGAAAATGGCAGCAGGCGCCGGCTTATGGCCAGCCTTTTGGGCGCTTGGCAACGGTAAATGGCCCAACTGCGGCGAAATTGACGTAATGGAAACCGTAGGCGACTCAAGCTGGGTAAGCCATGCTTTACATGGGCCCGGCTACTTTGGCGATACGCCGCTTGCAAAACGGGTATTTTTCCCGGCAGGCATTGATGTTAGCCAGTGGCATGTATATTCGGTCGACTGGTTGCCGGAGAGCCTTGTTTTTAAAGTTGATGGCAAAATCACCTATACGGTAACAAAAGCAATGGTTGAAAAATATGGCCGCTGGGCTTTTGATAACAAAAAATTCATCATCCTCAATTTTGCATTAGGCGGCGGTTATCCGGGTGGTGTTAACAAGGTTACCAAACCCTATTATGGCTTATCTGAAAATACAGTTAACAAAATAAAAGCCGGTGATGCCAAAACCATTGTCGACTGGGTGCTGGTAACTAAAACCGTGAATTAA
- a CDS encoding Pr6Pr family membrane protein — MEQYQLPINDTGKGRKWLYIFTIIIWFSLVLQITISIPAYLKAGRSLAGTLVQLFSYFTILTNLLAAICLAAVLFKINIRLGKYFSQSHVFSAIALYITIVGMVYNLVLRSLWHPEGLFKLADELLHSVNPFLFVVYWLIYMPKANLKWAQALIWLWFPFIYSVYIFIRGSISHLYPYPFLDLDKLGLPRVAINSLLMLIAFLFIGFLFVWINRVMVKRGS, encoded by the coding sequence ATGGAACAATATCAACTACCTATTAATGATACGGGTAAAGGCCGTAAATGGTTGTACATCTTTACTATTATTATATGGTTCAGTTTAGTTTTGCAAATAACCATATCCATCCCCGCCTATTTAAAAGCAGGACGGAGCTTAGCCGGTACGCTGGTACAACTATTTAGTTATTTTACTATCCTTACTAATTTGCTTGCGGCTATATGCCTGGCCGCTGTATTATTTAAAATCAATATCCGTTTAGGAAAATATTTTTCACAAAGCCATGTTTTTAGCGCTATTGCTTTATATATCACAATAGTAGGAATGGTTTATAACCTGGTGCTCCGTAGTTTGTGGCACCCCGAAGGTTTGTTTAAGCTGGCCGATGAACTGCTGCACTCCGTAAACCCCTTTTTGTTCGTAGTTTATTGGTTAATATACATGCCAAAAGCAAATTTAAAATGGGCACAGGCCTTGATCTGGCTTTGGTTTCCTTTTATCTATTCGGTATATATATTTATCCGTGGCAGTATCAGCCATTTGTATCCTTATCCGTTTCTGGATCTTGATAAATTAGGATTGCCCCGGGTTGCTATAAATTCATTATTGATGCTTATAGCCTTTCTGTTCATCGGTTTTTTGTTTGTTTGGATTAACCGGGTTATGGTGAAACGTGGCTCCTGA
- a CDS encoding VOC family protein, which translates to MRSLSIIFKTAKLTTLLLVITVLLPVVCEAQNGTDISPVVDHIAITTGNLKKSTEFYTKVLHLKKVDNPFADTVHQWYSLGNNVKLHVIQAERNEKQVKGVHLCFTVSSVKEFAKTLDEMNIPYSNWKGDSKEPTYRADGVLQLYFQDPDGYWIEINSPAKK; encoded by the coding sequence ATGAGATCATTATCAATAATCTTTAAAACAGCCAAACTAACCACATTGCTGCTGGTAATAACTGTGCTGTTGCCAGTGGTATGCGAGGCCCAAAACGGTACTGATATCTCGCCGGTGGTTGATCATATTGCCATTACTACCGGTAACCTTAAAAAAAGCACCGAATTTTATACCAAAGTATTACACCTTAAAAAAGTTGACAATCCTTTTGCCGATACCGTACACCAATGGTATAGTCTTGGCAATAATGTAAAACTACATGTTATACAGGCCGAACGGAACGAAAAACAAGTTAAAGGCGTACATCTTTGCTTCACTGTTTCGTCGGTAAAAGAGTTTGCAAAAACGCTTGATGAAATGAATATCCCATACTCAAACTGGAAAGGCGACAGTAAAGAACCTACCTACCGGGCCGATGGCGTACTGCAACTATACTTCCAGGATCCGGATGGCTACTGGATTGAAATAAACAGCCCGGCTAAAAAATAA
- a CDS encoding RNA polymerase sigma factor, whose translation MTTAIMPQDKNSHIIQTIASYGKSLLGFIRRRVKNDADAEDILQDVWYQFSAVINSEPIEQTSAWLYRVARNKITDKHKKKTETLLDDMLADDEDYDDEAPDFKAILLTEATTPETEYLRNLFWEQLFFALDELPEEQKQVFVWHELEDIPFEEIAKRTGLNTNTLVSRKRYAVLHLRKRLAQLYTEITEY comes from the coding sequence TTGACAACAGCGATAATGCCCCAGGACAAAAACAGCCACATCATACAAACAATTGCTTCGTATGGTAAAAGCCTGTTGGGATTTATTCGCCGGAGGGTAAAAAACGATGCCGACGCCGAGGATATACTCCAGGACGTTTGGTACCAGTTTAGCGCTGTTATCAATTCTGAACCGATTGAACAAACCAGCGCCTGGCTATACCGGGTGGCCCGGAACAAAATAACTGATAAGCATAAAAAAAAGACGGAAACCCTGCTTGATGATATGCTGGCCGATGATGAGGATTATGACGATGAGGCTCCGGACTTTAAAGCCATACTCCTTACCGAAGCTACCACTCCCGAAACCGAGTATTTGCGCAACCTTTTTTGGGAGCAGTTATTTTTTGCGCTGGATGAATTGCCCGAAGAACAAAAACAGGTATTTGTTTGGCATGAGCTTGAGGATATCCCCTTTGAGGAAATTGCCAAACGTACCGGGCTAAATACCAACACGCTGGTATCAAGAAAACGTTACGCCGTATTACACTTGCGCAAACGGCTTGCCCAGCTTTACACGGAAATTACTGAATATTAA
- a CDS encoding Lrp/AsnC family transcriptional regulator, whose protein sequence is MINEPEVILDKTDLHILRLMQENARISNADLARELGMAPSGILERVKKLEQKNVIQQYTTRINPAALQQKMLAFIFMKAADGPGSDATSSELAKIPEVQEVHHIAGDDCYLIKVRTYDSASLMHLMRSYFSKIPNILSTRTTIVLETIKEQQQLVIPEK, encoded by the coding sequence ATGATTAACGAACCGGAAGTTATTTTAGATAAAACCGACCTGCACATTTTACGATTGATGCAGGAAAATGCCCGCATCTCCAATGCCGACCTGGCCCGTGAGCTTGGCATGGCGCCATCCGGCATACTGGAGCGTGTAAAAAAACTGGAACAAAAAAACGTGATCCAACAGTATACCACACGCATTAACCCGGCAGCCCTGCAGCAAAAAATGCTGGCTTTTATTTTTATGAAAGCCGCCGACGGGCCCGGGAGTGATGCCACATCAAGCGAACTGGCCAAAATACCCGAGGTGCAGGAAGTACACCATATAGCCGGCGATGATTGTTATTTAATAAAAGTACGCACCTATGATTCGGCATCGCTGATGCATTTAATGCGCAGCTACTTTAGCAAAATACCCAATATCTTGAGTACCCGCACCACCATAGTGCTCGAAACTATTAAAGAACAACAACAACTGGTTATACCCGAAAAATAA
- a CDS encoding EamA family transporter — protein MTPTTAKSASPILVIIAFATVYIVWGSTYFFIKMAVAGFPPLLLGALRFFTAGLLLMVWCAIKGENIFIKQNIFHAAVSGFLLLVIGNGAVIWAEQTLPSAMVAIMVTSPPIWFVLLDKPNWATNFKSKSTILGLIIGFIGVILLFRDQIADVLGSSAGPSKLPGMILLLFGTLGWASGSLYSKHYNTKGSVSVNTAWQMLAAGMFFLPSSFLNNEMGKVQWNAIPAHSWYALAYLIVFGSIAAFSAYVWLLQVRPATQVGTYAYVNPVIAVLLGVIFAGEHVTLIQVIGLVVILSSVLLINLSKYRKAKTGELAVAK, from the coding sequence ATGACACCTACTACCGCAAAATCAGCTTCACCCATATTAGTTATTATAGCTTTCGCTACCGTTTATATAGTATGGGGCTCCACCTACTTTTTTATAAAAATGGCTGTAGCCGGTTTTCCGCCGCTGCTGTTGGGTGCGCTGCGTTTTTTCACGGCGGGTTTGTTGTTAATGGTGTGGTGTGCAATTAAAGGTGAAAATATCTTTATAAAACAAAATATATTTCATGCTGCGGTAAGCGGTTTCCTGTTACTGGTAATTGGTAATGGTGCCGTAATATGGGCCGAACAAACTTTACCAAGCGCTATGGTGGCCATTATGGTAACCTCGCCGCCAATTTGGTTTGTGCTGCTTGATAAACCAAACTGGGCCACCAACTTCAAAAGTAAAAGCACCATTCTCGGCCTCATCATTGGCTTTATAGGTGTGATACTATTATTTCGGGATCAGATTGCGGATGTATTGGGATCATCGGCAGGCCCATCAAAATTACCGGGAATGATATTGTTGTTATTTGGTACGCTGGGCTGGGCTTCAGGTTCATTATATTCAAAGCATTATAATACCAAAGGATCTGTATCGGTAAATACAGCATGGCAAATGCTTGCAGCGGGTATGTTCTTTCTGCCTTCAAGCTTTTTAAATAACGAGATGGGCAAAGTTCAATGGAACGCAATACCGGCGCATAGCTGGTATGCATTGGCCTATTTGATTGTATTTGGGTCGATAGCGGCATTTAGCGCTTATGTATGGCTTTTACAGGTGAGGCCGGCAACCCAGGTTGGTACCTATGCCTATGTTAACCCAGTGATAGCTGTTTTGCTGGGGGTGATTTTTGCCGGGGAGCATGTGACCCTGATACAAGTTATTGGGCTGGTTGTGATATTGAGCAGTGTGTTGCTGATCAATTTATCGAAGTACAGGAAGGCGAAAACAGGAGAATTAGCGGTTGCGAAGTGA